Proteins from one Pristis pectinata isolate sPriPec2 chromosome 34, sPriPec2.1.pri, whole genome shotgun sequence genomic window:
- the LOC127585924 gene encoding butyrophilin subfamily 1 member A1-like, producing MDSWVPLLLVLGGFHHHPTEGLEVTCSPYPILTHVGSGVVLECQVLPIMNLQDKEIRWMKGKALVHLYRFSQDENSQQDPSFQGRTQLFKDEFPKGNVSLLLQNVELSDRGTYNCFVEVSPDTNHDSNVELSVTSVGELPSINLLRYTSSGIQLVCDSQQWFPAPMVRWRDQSGKVLAEETQTTTEQNSKDFYHVRSIIEVTEGSGNNYICLIESKVMNQTLSAEFDVPDEFFPRTSKWLSGFLLIFFLLIVVVVLLVLFFRRLQKHIKDLKKRPTAKEYMDLQMKKNALKEELGTLHGNLERIRVLPKTAINRITSVAASVTLDSDTAHPDLKISPDLTTVSHAKGLNIPAGNSKRFDSMLSVMGKEGFSCGRHYWVVQVRSNSEWDLGVALDKVVRQGITPLSPDNGFWTIGCHEKDYRVNATTSAQISIQPLTQAQIQMIGIYVNYSERKVLFCNAETYSHLHTFEMCNFEGVIFPFFNLSKQGEPLKICRVAPSA from the exons ATGGATTCCTGGGTGCCGCTTCTCCTCGTCCTCGGTGGGTTCCACCATCACCCAACCG AGGGGCTCGAGGTGACTTGCTCTCCGTACCCGATACTGACGCACGTTGGttctggggtggtgctggagtgCCAGGTGCTCCCCATCATGAACCTTCAGGATAAGGAGATCCGCTGGATGAAGGGCAAAGCCCTGGTTCACCTCTACCGCTTCAGCCAAGACGAGAATAGCCAGCAGGACCCCAGTTTCCAGGGCCGGACCCAGCTCTTCAAAGACGAGTTCCCGAAGGGCAACGTCTCGCTGCTGCTGCAGAACGTTGAGTTGTCCGACCGGGGCACCTACAACTGCTTTGTGGAAGTGTCGCCTGACACCAACCATGACTCCAATGTCGAGCTGAGTGTGACCA GTGTCGGGGAGCTGCCCTCCATCAACCTGCTGCGGTACACGAGCAGTGGCATTCAGCTGGTCTGTGACTCCCAGCAGTGGTTCCCTGCTCCGATGGTGAGGTGGAGAGACCAAAGCGGCAAGGTCTTGGCCGAGGAAACCCAGACCACCACTGAGCAAAACTCCAAAGATTTCTACCATGTGCGGAGCATAATCGAGGTGACGGAAGGCTCTGGGAACAACTACATCTGTCTGATAGAGAGCAAGGTCATGAATCAAACTCTCTCTGCAGAGTTTGATGTGCCAG ATGAATTCTTTCCCCGGACATCCAAGTGGCTCTCTGGCTTCCTCCTCATCTTCTTCCTCCTGATCGTAGTCGTCGTTTTGCTCGTGTTATTCTTTCGGAGGCTCCAGAAGCACATCAAAG ATCTCAAGAAGCGACCGACAGCCAAAG AGTACATGGATCTGCAGATGAAGAAGA atgCACTCAAAGAGGAACTGG GTACACTGCACGGCAACCTAG AAAGGATTCGCGTTCTCCCAAAAACAG CCATTAACAGAATCACAAGTGTTGCTG CTTCTGTGACACTCGACAGTGACACTGCACACCCGGACCTGAAGATATCTCCCGATCTGACCACTGTGAGCCATGCAAAGGGACTGAATATTCCTGCTGGAAACAGCAAGAGGTTTGACTCCATGttatcagtgatgggaaaggaaggattCAGCTGCGGCAGGCATTACTGGGTGGTGCAAGTGCGGAGCAACTCTGAATGGGACCTGGGAGTGGCCTTGGATAAGGTGGTGAGGCAGGGAATTACCCCTCTGAGCCCAGATAATGGATTCTGGACCATTGGATGTCATGAGAAGGACTACAGAGTCAACGCCACTACCAGCGCACAAATCTCCATCCAGCCACTCACCCAGGCACAGATCCAGATGATTGGAATATATGTCAACTACAGTGAGAGAAAGGTCCTGTTCTGCAATGCTGAGACATACTCTCATCTCCACACTTTTGAAATGTGCAATTTTGAGGGGGTAATATTTCCCTTCTTCAACCTCTCAAAGCAGGGAGAGCCTCTGAAGATTTGTAGGGTTGCACCTTCAGCATAA